One Rouxiella sp. S1S-2 genomic window, ACGCAGGTTATCGACCAAGTGCGGGATAAAAAGGCGCTGGTGTTTTATGCTGCTGACCACGGCGAGTCGATAGGCGAAAACTCGCATTTGCACGGCACCCCGCGTGAAATGGCGCCACCGGAGCAGTTCCGAGTGCCGATGATCGTTTGGGCGTCGGACTCATTCCTGGCCCAGCCTGAACATCAACAGGCCTTCGAGCGGCTGCGTGCCCAACAGGGCAGCGACAAACCGCATCGTCACGTTGAGTTGTTTGATACTATTTTAGGCTGTCTCGGCTATCAGTCAGCCAACGGCGGTATTAATCAGGCGAATAATTGGTGTGCCTTACCTGCGGTAGAAAAGGCACTTTAGCGGTTTAAATCACCATTTTAGCCGAGGTTCGTGTGTTTTATAAGCAGTCGGTGACTTAGGTAAAAAAAGGGATTGACGCTCAGAACCAGCGGCAGTAAGATGCGGCCCAATTCGGCGAGTAGCGCAGCTTGGTAGCGCAACTGGTTTGGGACCAGTGGGTCGGAGGTTCGAATCCTCTCTCGCCGACCACATTTAGAAAAACCCGCAGGCTTTTGGCTCGCGGGTTTTTTGCTTTTTGGTCGCCCAGTAAAACCTGGCGGCGAACGTTCTCCCCGCCTTGCCTATCGCCAGAAATCACTTGGCAAACAGCTGACTCATGTCTTTGAACGCCTTGAATTCCAGCGCATTGCCGCACGGGTCCAGCAGGAACATGGTTGCCTGTTCGCCGACCTGGCCTTTGAAGCGGATGTAAGGTTCAATCACGAACTTGGTGTCGAACGATTTCAAACGCTCTGCCAGCGCCTCCCACTCTTCCCAGCTTAGTACGATACCGAAATGCGGCACCGGCACGTCATGGCCGTCAACGGGATTGGTGTGTGCAGACTCCTGCGTCACAGTCTTAGGATGTTCGTGGATAACCAACTGATGGCCATAAAAGTCGAAATCCACCCACTGGTCGCTTGAGCGTCCTTCCGAAAGTCCAAAGGTTTCACCGTAAAATGCACGGCAGGTGGCGAGATTGTAAACGGGGATGGCAAGGTGGAACGGGCTGAGGGCCATAGGTTGTCCTGTAGATGTTCGGGTTAGTTGTATTTCTCCATTCTTATCGATAATATTTTTAATTAAAAACAAATATTATTACTGTGATTCATCAAAAAAACAGATGAGTGGGGCGGCGATGCTACGTGAGTTGAAAACTTTTATCGCGGTAACGCAGGACGGCACCTTTGCCGCGGCCGGTCAGCGTATTGGGCTGACTCAGTCGGCGGTCAGTGCACAAATTCGCGGGCTTGAGGACCATCTCGGCATGCCGCTTTTTGACCGTACCGGTCGCGCGGCGGTGCTCAATGCCGCCGGCAGTCGAATCTTACCGATGGCAGAACAGATCTTGGATATTTTCGCCAACATGTCTCAGCCCGACAGCCTGAATGACTTTCGGGGTGTAATTAAAATCGGGGCCATCTCGACCTTTCAAACCGGCATGCTGCCAAAAGTGTTGGTCCGGCTGCATCAAAATGCCCCTGCATTGGAAACGAAGCTGGTGCCGGGCGTGTCGTTTCATTTGTTAACACAGGTTGATGCCGGAAATATTGACCTGGCGATCGTTATTAAACCGGGCTTCCCACTGCCGAAAGATTTACACAGTGAAACGTTGTTAAACGAACCTTTCGTACTGATTGTGCCTGAGAACATTGAGGGCCAAGACCCGTTAACCCTACTGCGAGAAAACCCTTTTATAAGATACGATCGCACCTCTTTCGGCGGTCGCATGGTGAGTCATTTTCTGCGCTACCATCGGCTAGAGCCAAAAGTGGTACTGGAAATTGATGAAATCGATGCGATTGTAAAAATGGTTGAATGTGGGTTGGGGGTCGCCCTGGTGCCGCTGGCGGGATTATGGCTCGAGCGTCAGTCGAGCCTGAGGATTTTACCGCTGGCAGAGATGACCTTTAATCGCGAGCTGGTTTTGGTTATGCGCCACGCCAACAGGCAGTCTCCGTTGCATATGCTCATCGGACGATGCCTGCATGACGTGGTTCAAGATAGCCTTGCCCACGTTAAGTCAGAGGGATAGTCGCGCTAAAAAAACCCTAACCCACTTGTGGGTTAGGGGGAGCAACGATCACCCTTCTTCAGTTTCATTCACCAGCTTTCTCGCCTGCTTGACCGTCATATCGTGCTGCATCTCAAGCAGCAGCCTGCCGGTGGTCCTCTCGCGACCCGTCGCTACCACGCCGACCAGATGGTTTTTCAGACCAAACAACGCGACAAAATCCTGCTCTTCGAGTGATCCGATAATGTCTATGTTGTCCCATTTATCGGGATATCCCAGGTGCTCGAAGCGCGTGCCAAAATGCTGGGTCCAGAAGAACGGTACGCGGTCAAAGGCCTCTTGCTCGCCGAGCATATTTCTCGCTGCAGTTCGACCCTGCTGTTGGGCGACGCGCCAGTGCTCAATGCGGGTTGATTTTCCGTCCATCGGGAAGCTGGCAATGTCTCCGACGGCGTAGATGCCTTCATCTGCCTGAAGATACTTGTCCACCTTGAGACTTCCATCTTCGTTCATTGGGAGGTCGTGCACGAAAGAAGTCACCGGTTGAACGCCGGTCGCCAGTAGCACCACGTCCGTTTTTACCTCTGACCCGTCTTTCAACTGAACGGACTCTACGCGACGATCCCCCGTAAAGCCGGCGACCTCCGCATCAATAAATTCAACGCCGTTATGTTCGTGCAGTGCGCGGAAATACTGGGCAATTTTTTCCCCAAACTGCGCCTCAAAGGGGAGGGGGTGAGGGGCAATGACTTTGATAGCAACATTGCGTTTGCGCAGTGCCGCCGCCATTTCCATGCCAATAAAGCTGTTGCCGATAATCACCAGCTGTTTGAGTTGGTCAACGGCGCAGAGCAGGGTTTTTTCCTGCTGCAGATTGCGTAATACGTGAATACCGCTCAGCTCGCCGCCCGGTAGGTCTGGGCGTACCGGTGAACCGCCGGTAGCAATGAGCAATTTTTTAAACGAGACCTGCTGTTGATTGGCGAGACGAAGTTTTTTCTCCCTACTGTCGAGGTGAGTCACAGAACTGACGATCCGCTGCACATTTTTTCTGGCAAAGGCGCTTTCTTCAAGCAGTGGCGGCACGTCGTTGACGCCCATGCTGCCGTCGGGCACAAATTTTGTCAGCGCAGTACGGTCATAAGGCGCAGATTTTTCCCGATCGATGACCACAATCCTTCCGTGAAATCCGCTCTCTTCAAGCGCGCTGAGTGCCGCACTGCCCGCGGCTCCTGAGCCGATAATAACGATTTGCTCGGCTTCGTCTCCTGCTTCCAACTGAGTGTGCTGGCTGGCATTTTCAGGGTCAACCATCACTGTACCCCGCTCAACCTTGGCGGCATATTGCTTCAGCCCGGCGAGCGCCGGTGGCTGCTCCAGACTGCCGTCCTGCAGGTTAAAGACGGCTTTATGCCAAGGGCAAACAAGCTTGCCCTCACAGACCGCACCTTCTGCCAGCGGCGCACCTGCATGCGGGCAGTTTGCCTGATACGCATGCACGCTGTCGCCCTGACGAATAAGCATAATTGGGGTATCACCAACGTCTATCTGCTTAGGCTGGTCCGTTTCGAGTTCAGAGAGTTTGACTGTTTGTTTAAATGTCACGACATGCTCCTTTCTTTTATGTGTGGTTGTTTATTCAACAAAGACCCTACAAAAAGCAGGACTGTATTAAGCCTAGCAGCCATAAATGCGTGTGCCACATGAGGAGGGCGGATTAGGATGATTCGGAGCGGGGTGGGAATAAAAAGGGGAGCCAAACGGCTCCCAACTGGGGTTTACAGCGTTAAGCAGGCTCAGTTAAGCAGCAAAATGATTGCTTAAGATCCCATAGAGGTGTTGAGAGGCAGAGCGATTTTCCATATCGAGGAAATGCCCAGCCTGAGGCACAGTGGCAAACTCACAATTTTCAATGTGGTTGGCAATGTGTCTGATATCTTCAGCTGTTGTGTATTCGTCTAAGTCGCCGTTAATGAAAACCAAGGGGGTTTTTATTGAATGGAAGATATCAATGTAATCTTCTTCTTTCAGGCGGCTAATTTGATCAATGTGGAAACTGGCTTGGCGATAGGTGTCTTGGTCCAGGCTGCTGATGTGATGATGATTAGCACGCTTGAGTATCGACGGCAAGAATTTACCGACCTCGTTGTTAAGCAAGGTGGCCACTTCATCGTTTTTACCTTCATCCAGCAGTTGCTTGGCACGTTGAATGTAAGTTTCCATCGCCGGCGTGACGCGGGTAGAAAATGAGGTCACGATAGCTTTAGTCACCGAAGCCGGTTGGGATGCCAGTGCCATCAACGTCGCTAGACCGCCCCAAGATACCGACAGCAGATATTCTGGTTTATAGATGTCTATGAGCTGTTTGAGGATTTCAACTTCTTCGGCTTTAGGAATAGGCCGCGTCAACGTATTGTGTTCTCGCGATCCGCCGATAAAAGGCAAATCAAAGAGAATAATATTCACTTTATCCTTAAGGTTGCGGACACAGTTGCGAAAAGCCAACGTGGTAGACAGCGCACCATTAACGCAGATAACGGTTTCTTTTGCATCAGGATAAATATACTTCTCGATGTACACGCGCCAGTCGCCGACGTGCACCACTTCTGATTCTGGTTTCATAAACCCCCTCCTCTGTTAAGCCAATACCGTCAATGCAACGGCCAATAAAAGTTTCCCTGAATATAAATGTCCCAAATGAGGTTAATATGAA contains:
- a CDS encoding VOC family protein, coding for MALSPFHLAIPVYNLATCRAFYGETFGLSEGRSSDQWVDFDFYGHQLVIHEHPKTVTQESAHTNPVDGHDVPVPHFGIVLSWEEWEALAERLKSFDTKFVIEPYIRFKGQVGEQATMFLLDPCGNALEFKAFKDMSQLFAK
- a CDS encoding LysR family transcriptional regulator, with translation MLRELKTFIAVTQDGTFAAAGQRIGLTQSAVSAQIRGLEDHLGMPLFDRTGRAAVLNAAGSRILPMAEQILDIFANMSQPDSLNDFRGVIKIGAISTFQTGMLPKVLVRLHQNAPALETKLVPGVSFHLLTQVDAGNIDLAIVIKPGFPLPKDLHSETLLNEPFVLIVPENIEGQDPLTLLRENPFIRYDRTSFGGRMVSHFLRYHRLEPKVVLEIDEIDAIVKMVECGLGVALVPLAGLWLERQSSLRILPLAEMTFNRELVLVMRHANRQSPLHMLIGRCLHDVVQDSLAHVKSEG
- a CDS encoding FAD-dependent oxidoreductase — translated: MTFKQTVKLSELETDQPKQIDVGDTPIMLIRQGDSVHAYQANCPHAGAPLAEGAVCEGKLVCPWHKAVFNLQDGSLEQPPALAGLKQYAAKVERGTVMVDPENASQHTQLEAGDEAEQIVIIGSGAAGSAALSALEESGFHGRIVVIDREKSAPYDRTALTKFVPDGSMGVNDVPPLLEESAFARKNVQRIVSSVTHLDSREKKLRLANQQQVSFKKLLIATGGSPVRPDLPGGELSGIHVLRNLQQEKTLLCAVDQLKQLVIIGNSFIGMEMAAALRKRNVAIKVIAPHPLPFEAQFGEKIAQYFRALHEHNGVEFIDAEVAGFTGDRRVESVQLKDGSEVKTDVVLLATGVQPVTSFVHDLPMNEDGSLKVDKYLQADEGIYAVGDIASFPMDGKSTRIEHWRVAQQQGRTAARNMLGEQEAFDRVPFFWTQHFGTRFEHLGYPDKWDNIDIIGSLEEQDFVALFGLKNHLVGVVATGRERTTGRLLLEMQHDMTVKQARKLVNETEEG
- a CDS encoding alpha/beta fold hydrolase — encoded protein: MKPESEVVHVGDWRVYIEKYIYPDAKETVICVNGALSTTLAFRNCVRNLKDKVNIILFDLPFIGGSREHNTLTRPIPKAEEVEILKQLIDIYKPEYLLSVSWGGLATLMALASQPASVTKAIVTSFSTRVTPAMETYIQRAKQLLDEGKNDEVATLLNNEVGKFLPSILKRANHHHISSLDQDTYRQASFHIDQISRLKEEDYIDIFHSIKTPLVFINGDLDEYTTAEDIRHIANHIENCEFATVPQAGHFLDMENRSASQHLYGILSNHFAA